From Alkalibaculum bacchi, a single genomic window includes:
- a CDS encoding glycosyltransferase produces MSKISIVIPVYNVEKYIEKCVFSILEQSFSDFELILVDDGSTDGSLGLLEGFQESSPDKVRVITQQNKGASAARNAGIVESKSDYIMFVDSDDFLEKDMLELMYESAIKNDSDLVLCNAKVVTDEECKFIREWSSGELTQKVQSIFENKDLINTVLPAPWGKLYKKELFTQNEISFPLGLRNQDLGTTPRILSHCNRISKVNKPLYNYRYRTGSAMRTYDYKIMDAAKNLEIVKRYFEKRDLAEEFSEQLEYLFIEHLLFRAIYRVKFVEEDSLRNELTKNICLVLNEEFPNWYKNKNISNLPFKKKVYLNLVRLGHIGKVMNLFQLKKKIVG; encoded by the coding sequence TTGAGCAAAATTAGTATCGTCATTCCTGTTTATAATGTAGAAAAGTATATAGAGAAGTGTGTTTTTTCGATTTTAGAGCAAAGTTTTTCAGATTTTGAGCTTATTTTGGTGGATGATGGGTCTACGGATGGAAGTTTAGGGCTTTTAGAGGGGTTTCAAGAGTCTAGTCCAGACAAGGTTAGGGTTATTACTCAGCAGAATAAGGGGGCTTCGGCGGCTAGAAATGCAGGAATTGTAGAGAGCAAAAGCGATTATATTATGTTTGTAGATAGCGACGACTTCTTGGAAAAAGATATGTTAGAGCTTATGTATGAAAGTGCTATTAAAAATGATTCAGACCTTGTGCTATGTAATGCTAAAGTTGTTACGGACGAGGAATGTAAGTTTATTCGAGAATGGTCTTCTGGTGAATTGACTCAAAAGGTTCAATCAATATTTGAAAACAAGGATTTGATCAATACGGTTCTCCCAGCTCCTTGGGGTAAATTGTATAAGAAGGAGCTTTTTACTCAAAATGAGATTTCTTTTCCCTTAGGCCTTCGCAATCAGGATTTAGGGACTACTCCTCGTATCCTCAGCCATTGCAACAGAATATCAAAGGTAAATAAGCCTTTGTACAATTATCGATATCGTACGGGTTCAGCTATGAGAACATACGACTACAAGATTATGGATGCAGCTAAGAATCTGGAAATTGTGAAAAGATATTTTGAAAAACGGGATTTAGCAGAAGAATTTTCTGAACAGTTGGAGTATTTGTTTATAGAGCATCTGCTCTTTCGAGCTATTTATCGAGTAAAATTTGTAGAGGAGGATTCTCTAAGAAATGAGCTGACTAAAAATATTTGCCTCGTTCTCAATGAAGAGTTCCCTAACTGGTACAAAAACAAAAATATATCCAATCTGCCATTTAAGAAAAAAGTATATTTAAACTTAGTTCGATTAGGGCATATTGGAAAAGTAATGAATCTATTTCAGTTAAAGAAGAAAATTGTAGGCTGA
- a CDS encoding glycosyltransferase family 2 protein, with protein MKLSLLLPTLGERRDELRRLLDSLNIQEYKEFQVVIVSQDNHDIIREIISYYNQLEIIHVPIDQKGLSHSRNIGLKHCNGSIVLLSDDDCWYHKDSLKSIADEFIEDSNLDVLLTQIYDKENGKLYKSNYGHESKMITKDKEFLSKSSIEIAFHKDSCPIGFDEDFGLGGIYNSGEEVDFLINNFSKEKNFKYLPKVTVYHPRKAVVVDEKRVINRGALYAKNFALGRAIMDLVKDLVVRKQNYFRLFFKGYKKYKAGGQVVRW; from the coding sequence ATGAAATTATCTTTATTATTACCCACATTAGGAGAGAGAAGAGATGAACTTAGAAGGCTTCTTGATTCCTTGAATATACAAGAATATAAAGAGTTTCAAGTGGTAATTGTATCTCAAGACAATCATGATATCATAAGAGAAATCATAAGCTATTATAATCAGCTAGAAATCATTCATGTACCTATCGACCAAAAGGGATTATCTCATTCCAGAAATATTGGTTTGAAACACTGCAATGGGTCTATTGTGCTTCTTTCTGATGATGATTGTTGGTATCATAAGGATTCACTAAAGAGTATTGCAGATGAATTTATTGAAGACTCTAATCTAGATGTGCTGTTGACGCAGATTTATGATAAGGAAAATGGGAAACTCTATAAATCAAATTATGGACATGAGAGTAAGATGATTACGAAAGATAAAGAGTTTCTCTCTAAGTCGTCTATTGAAATCGCCTTTCATAAGGACTCGTGCCCTATTGGCTTTGATGAAGATTTTGGCTTAGGTGGGATATATAATAGCGGAGAAGAAGTAGACTTTTTAATCAATAATTTTTCAAAGGAAAAAAACTTTAAATATCTACCAAAGGTTACGGTCTACCATCCAAGGAAGGCAGTTGTAGTAGATGAAAAGAGGGTTATAAATAGAGGTGCACTATATGCCAAAAATTTTGCTTTGGGGAGAGCTATAATGGATTTGGTGAAAGATCTTGTGGTTCGAAAGCAGAATTATTTTAGATTGTTTTTTAAAGGATATAAAAAATATAAAGCAGGTGGTCAGGTGGTAAGGTGGTAA
- a CDS encoding lipopolysaccharide biosynthesis protein, which produces MRTQKTIRNMLSDIIPFFIMGILGFVKIPIFIDYLGQGYYGFTQIFNQIFNYLNLAEAGFGTSIVFALYSPIADRNRDKINKLLSGAKIIFRRIGIIILTAGLILSFFVDYLIKKNPMSPLYTQIAFVLFLLTGIGNYFAYAPRFLLQADQNKYMTNLVTNIMRIVQILVEIVLLILGIDLIGIFIWYFINMILTNIIINYFAYKSYPWMDLKQEPDMSTVDNTKHVFMQKIATIIASNTDNIVLSAFVGVDVVAIYASYNYIAQFIISITNKIINSTQESFGNFFASKEKKEGLSTFWEMNSFLFYMASIVFTVTYLSINNLIRLWVGSKMLVSQFTVLLFCMVFFYRIVRGTGSVIINGIGAFKETKWQSLFEAIINLSLSLLLVGKFSIDGVLFATIASYTLTGFWFIPNYIFKNVFYRSSKSYFINYGMNVLIMVIVLYLGNVFCSYVGFYEDTTSIMRWFIETTIFTLLVSIVYFVIYYCCYRHFRLLVKRLLTIVKR; this is translated from the coding sequence ATGAGAACACAGAAAACTATACGCAATATGTTATCGGATATTATTCCGTTTTTTATAATGGGGATTTTGGGGTTTGTGAAGATTCCTATTTTTATTGATTATTTAGGGCAGGGGTATTATGGGTTTACTCAGATATTTAATCAAATTTTTAATTATTTGAATTTAGCAGAGGCAGGGTTCGGGACGTCTATTGTTTTTGCCCTTTACTCTCCTATTGCGGATAGAAATCGAGATAAAATCAATAAATTGCTGTCTGGGGCAAAGATTATCTTTAGAAGAATTGGGATCATCATTTTAACAGCAGGGCTTATTTTATCCTTTTTTGTTGATTATCTAATAAAAAAGAATCCTATGAGTCCCCTTTATACTCAGATAGCATTTGTCCTATTTTTGCTCACGGGAATAGGCAATTATTTCGCCTATGCGCCTAGGTTTTTGCTGCAGGCAGACCAAAATAAGTACATGACTAATCTTGTAACCAATATCATGAGAATTGTTCAAATTCTCGTAGAGATTGTACTGCTTATTTTAGGTATTGATTTAATTGGTATTTTTATATGGTATTTTATTAATATGATCCTTACTAATATTATTATCAACTATTTTGCTTACAAGAGCTATCCTTGGATGGATCTAAAACAGGAACCAGATATGTCCACCGTTGATAATACGAAACACGTATTTATGCAAAAGATAGCTACGATTATTGCTTCAAATACAGATAATATTGTATTGTCTGCTTTTGTTGGCGTTGATGTAGTAGCCATTTACGCTAGTTACAATTATATAGCACAGTTTATTATCAGCATTACAAATAAAATCATCAACTCTACCCAGGAGAGTTTTGGTAACTTTTTTGCTTCTAAAGAGAAAAAAGAAGGCCTTAGTACCTTTTGGGAGATGAATTCTTTTTTATTTTATATGGCCTCTATTGTTTTTACGGTGACTTATCTTTCTATAAATAATTTAATTCGGTTATGGGTCGGTAGTAAAATGCTCGTCAGCCAATTTACGGTGCTTTTGTTTTGCATGGTTTTCTTTTATCGAATTGTTCGAGGTACAGGTTCTGTAATCATTAATGGGATTGGAGCCTTTAAAGAGACAAAGTGGCAATCCTTATTTGAAGCCATTATCAATTTGAGTTTATCCTTGCTTTTAGTAGGTAAATTTAGCATTGATGGAGTGTTATTCGCCACAATTGCTTCTTACACTTTAACTGGATTTTGGTTTATTCCAAACTATATATTTAAAAATGTATTTTACAGGAGTTCTAAGAGCTATTTTATAAATTACGGAATGAATGTATTGATTATGGTCATCGTCTTGTATCTAGGAAATGTATTTTGCTCTTATGTAGGTTTTTATGAAGATACGACTAGTATAATGAGATGGTTTATAGAAACTACAATTTTTACTTTGCTGGTTTCTATAGTGTATTTTGTTATTTATTACTGTTGTTATAGGCATTTTCGATTATTGGTAAAACGCTTGCTAACAATCGTTAAACGATAA